A region of Lepeophtheirus salmonis chromosome 13, UVic_Lsal_1.4, whole genome shotgun sequence DNA encodes the following proteins:
- the galene gene encoding potassium channel subfamily K member 18, with protein MSYHGNPSSIPMSPTGNVVMDLGRMIPPIPPPTTPSHSKCSDCFRFLRQTTSFLLSHIGLFSLVVGYCLLGGLIFEELEKENELMVKRNMTKTREAVTKDLWAMTEDMEVLIQEDWTKSVTSHLRNFEKSLIIALKEKGWDGSENEESVTWTFSGGLFYSITVITTIGYGHIAPKTPIAKIVTIFYAILGIPLTVLCWSNIGDAMANAFRFSYWRICCFVCTKNDKKRQRRRAAARPKVVASNRFPSRSLSIRRSQRTSQRSADSALSVESSTSYSIYNNEEKTPVSYEEDVGDIGRPGMNRNRSSIKTSKNTTFEYPEENPPISSMSKPPAPDLALTTPPSKNLSGNKFTRGLSLTRKKPPPLQIQTQTGLPEPTSCTTTNKNINRSNRTPPGAQVPQKTPLGRVPEDDWMSITADPFLEEYEFILEEEDFDDYSRKPVPIWLSICLVIAYILFGAYIFKAWEGWTLLDSSYFCFITLTTIGFGDLVPDQRTEDGEKRIALCSLYLLFGIAMIAMSFNLVQEEVINHFKDLGRKLGIIKDDEDNEDY; from the exons ATGTCTTATCATGGAAATCCCAGTTCTATACCTATGTCTCCCACTGGTAACGTTGTCATGGATCTGGGACGAATGATCCCACCAATACCCCCTCCGACGACTCCTTCTCATTCCAAATGCTCAGACTGCTTTAGATTTCTAAGACAGACCACAAGCTTTTTGTTGAGTCATATAGGACTTTTTTCCTTGGTGGTTGGATACTGTCTTCTGGGTGGacttatttttgaagagttagaaaaagaaaatgaattaatggtAAAACGAAATATGACCAAAACAAGAGAAGcggtaaccaaggatttgtgggcTATGACTGA GGATATGGAAGTTTTAATACAGGAAGATTGGACAAAGAGTGTGACTTCACATCTTAGAAACTTTGAAAAGTCTCTCATAATAGCACTCAAGGAGAAAGGTTGGGATGGTAGTGAGAATGAAGAAAGTGTCACATGGACATTTTCTGGAggtcttttttattctattactGTCATCACAACCATTG GTTATGGTCATATTGCTCCAAAGACACCCATAGCAAAAATAGTTACTATTTTCTACGCTATTTTGGGTATTCCACTCACTGTTCTCTGCTGGTCAAATATTGGAGATGCTATGGCTAATGCGTTCCGATTCAGTTATTGGAGAATCTGTTGTTTTGTCTGcaccaaaaatgataaaaaacgacaGAGAAGACGCGCGGCTGCAAGaccaaa aGTTGTTGCATCCAATAGATTCCCTTCAAGGAGTTTATCTATACGCAGATCTCAAAGAACAAGTCAAAGATCTGCCGACTCTGCACTCTCAGTTGAAAGTTCAACATCATATTCAATCTATAACAATGAAGAAAA AACACCTGTTAGTTATGAAGAAGATGTTGGAGACATTGGACGCCCCGGAATGAATCGAAATCGATCATCCATTAAGACTTCAAAAAATACTACATTTGAATATCCTGAGGAGAATCCACCCATTTCAAGCATGTCCAAGCCTCCAGCACCTGACTTAGCTCTAACAACTCCACCGTCAAAGAACCTTTCTGGAAATAAATTCACAAGAGGCTTAAGCTTGACAAGAAAGAAACCTCCACCGCTACAAATACAGACACAGACGGGCCTGCCAGAGCCCACATCGTGTACtaccacaaataaaaatataaatagaagtaATCGTACACCTCCAGGAGCCCAGGTTCCCCAGAAAACCCCTCTTGGAAGAGTTCCTGAAGATGATTGGATGAGTATTACAGCGGATCCCTTTTTGGAAGAGTATGAGTTTATTTTGGAAGAAGAGGATTTTGACGACTACTCTAGGAAACCGGTTCCGATATGGCTAAGCATTTGTCTCGTGATTGCATATATTCTTTTTGGCGCTTATATTTTTAag gCATGGGAAGGTTGGACACTTTTGGATAGCtcctatttttgtttcatcacTCTCACAACTATTGGATTTGGGGATTTGGTTCCTGATCAAAGAACAGAAGATGGTGAAAAAAGAATCGCTCTTTGTTCCCTCTATCTTCTTTTTGGCATAGCAATGATTGCAATGAGTTTTAATTTAGTTCAAGAAGAAGTGATTAACCATTTTAAGGACTTGGGACGGAAATTAGGTATCATCAAGGACGATGAAGATAACgaagattattga